The genomic window TTTTAAATTAAGCAATTCTTCGCATTTTTTAATGATTTCCCGGTTAGCTCCTCGGGCAAAAGATTTTTCTTTGAAACGATTTAAAACATTTTCTGGGGTCAAGTCATTTATTTTTTTTGAGGGTAATACTAAGGTGGAGGCAACAATTAGCCCGGATAAGGGGTCGCTAGTAAAAAGAGATTTTTCCATTAATGTTTTGGGCTTTATATTATGGGCTTCGTTATGAACTTTTACCGCTTGGCAAATGTCCTCTTCTAATCCAAAATTTTCAAGCATTTTAGCTCCTACTAATGAATGCTGTGATAAATCATTTTTTACTTGTTCATAATCAATATCATGCAAAAGTCCGGCTAACGCCCATTTTTCCTCATCTTCATGAAAATATAAAGCCAATTCCTTCATTATGGCTTCTACTGCCAAAGAATGTTTGATTAAATTTTGATTGAAAAGATTTTCTTTTAAAATTTTGAGCGCTTCTTCTCTGGTCATAATTTTGAATATAGTATAAGATTTGTTTCTTGTCAATACTTTCTTTTTTGCTATACTCATAATGAGCAATCATTGATTGTCGTCTCTGTTGATATAATATTAATAGCAAAAGATATGAAATATCTGGATGAATTAAAAGAAATGAATTTACCTTCTCATCGCTATGCTATTTATGGGAGCGGGCCCCTGGCTATTAGAGGAATAAGAGAGAATCACGATATAGATATTGTCGTTGATGATGCTTTATACGAAGAACTAATTAAAAAATATCCTGAGGATAACAACAAAAAGGAGATTAAATATAAAAATATAGAAATTTTTTGCTCTTCGGAATCTTTGATAGACGATCCTGAGAAAGCTATTGCCCAAGCTGAAATGATCGATGGTTTTAAGTTTATTCGTTTAAACGAACTGATAAAATGGAAAAAGAAATTTGGTCGCCCTAAGGATTTGAAAGATATAAAATTAATTAAAAGTTATTTAAAGAAACAAAAAAATTAACATATGAAACAAAGAGTTCTTTCAGGAATAAAGCCCACAGGGGGCTTGCATATTGGCAATTATTTCGGCGCAATGAAGCAATTTGTTGATTTGCAGGACGAATATGAATGTTTTATTTTTATTGCCGATTACCACGCTTTTAATCAAATTTATAATCCCCGCCTTCTCTCTTGCTATACTTTTGAAACAATTAAGGCCTATTTAGCCGTAGGACTTAATCCTAAAAAGGTTATTTTATTCAAACAATCAGATATCCCGCCGGTTACGGAGTTAACTTGGATTTTCAATTGTCTTGTTCCTATGGGGCTCTTGAAAACCGCTCATGCCTATAAAGATGCCGTAGCCAAAAAACAATCGGTTAATATGGGTTTATTTTGTTATCCTGTTTTAATGGCAGCGGATATTTTAATTTACAAATCTCATCTTGTCCCAGTGGGGCAAGATCAGTCGCAACATATAGAAATGGCTAGAGAAATAGCCAAAAAATTTAATCATCTTTTTGGCAAAACATTTATTATCCCCCAGCCTTTGATTAAAAAAGAAGTGGCTATAGTCAAGGGTTTAGATGGGAGAAAAATGAGTAAAAGTTATAATAATACCATCGAGCTATTTGAATCAGAAGAAACAACAAGAAAAAAAGTGATGTCTATGGTAACTGATTCCCGACCGCCGGAAGAGCCTAAAGACCCGGAAACTTGCAATATCTTTGCCTTACATAAATTATTTAGCCAAAAAGAATTGCCTAAAATTGCCAAAAGATACAGAGAAGGAAAAATTTCTTATCGAGAATCAAAAGAGATTTTAGCTAAAAATATTAACGATTTTTTGCGGCCTATCAGAAAGAAAAAGCAAGAATTAGATAAAAATCCTGATTATATAAAAAAAGTTTTAAATAAAGGGAAAGAAAAAGCATTAGCAGTGGCGAATCAAACCCTTGAAGAGGTAAAAAAGAAAATAGGAGTAGAATAAGGAGGAGTGTGGCGAATGGTAAGCCAGCGGTTTGCTAAACCGTAGCCGTGTAAAAAGCGGCTTGCGGGTTCGACTCCCGCCTCCTCCGCCAGTTTTAAAATAAAAAAAGTTGTATTATAAAAATTATTTTGGATTGGATTTGACTTAATAACAATTTAAAGTTTGTTTTAGAGAATAAAACTCGAAGCATTGATAACCCTAAAACAAAAGAAAAAATAATTAATAAAAATTTTAGGAAAACATAGCGAGAATTAATTTTTTTGTAGAGCAAATGGCAAATATCAGTAGTGAGGTTATAAGAACAATTAATTGGCCAGAAAAAATCCAAAATATAATTAGTTATCTCTTGAAAGGGCTTTAGAGTTTTTAGATTTAACAGGTATAGATAAAAAATCATCGCTTGTGGCGATGGAAAAAATTTTTAAGATAAAAAAAATAAAAATATATTAATCGGCTTATTTATTAGCCGATTTTTTTATGAATTTAGTAGTATATTTTTTTGACAAGTGAAATATAATCCAGCTAATAGCTATGCCTATAATCATTCCCCCCAAAATATCAGAAGGATAATGTACCCCAGCGGCAATTCGGCTAAGAGAAATAACTATTGCTGCTATAAAAAATCCTATTCCCCACTTTTTATTAAATAAATAAACAATCATTGCCAAGGCAAAAGAAAAGGTAGCGTGTCTTGAGGGAAAAGAATAACTATTTTCCGTAATAAGATTTTGGCAGGGAAGAGCAAGAAATGGTCTAGGCCGGTGATAGAAATAACGGATTATTCCAGTAATAACTAAATTAGCCGCCAGTATTAAAATAGTGGTAATTAAAATATAAATTTTTTCTTTTTTGGGGATTGGAGATAGAATAAGAAAGAGAATAAAAAATCCTATTAAAAAATACGGAAAATACTCGGCAAAAAAAATAATTATAGCATCAAGATTAATTGATTTTCCAGCTAAATTATTGAAAAAGAAAAATAAATTTGTTTCTAAATTCATAATTTAATCATAACAAATTTTTATTTTTAATAAAGAGCTTGTTTCCGGCGAATTTTTGCTATTCTTTAAAAAGTTTTAATTAATTATGGGCTGATTCAAAAAATTTATTTTATCCTTGGCAGTATTTTTAACCGGCGCTTGCGTTTTAATTATTGAAGTGGTAGATACGAGAATTTTGGCG from Parcubacteria group bacterium ADurb.Bin159 includes these protein-coding regions:
- the trpS gene encoding Tryptophan--tRNA ligase, which produces MKQRVLSGIKPTGGLHIGNYFGAMKQFVDLQDEYECFIFIADYHAFNQIYNPRLLSCYTFETIKAYLAVGLNPKKVILFKQSDIPPVTELTWIFNCLVPMGLLKTAHAYKDAVAKKQSVNMGLFCYPVLMAADILIYKSHLVPVGQDQSQHIEMAREIAKKFNHLFGKTFIIPQPLIKKEVAIVKGLDGRKMSKSYNNTIELFESEETTRKKVMSMVTDSRPPEEPKDPETCNIFALHKLFSQKELPKIAKRYREGKISYRESKEILAKNINDFLRPIRKKKQELDKNPDYIKKVLNKGKEKALAVANQTLEEVKKKIGVE
- the bcrC_1 gene encoding Undecaprenyl-diphosphatase BcrC; this translates as MNLETNLFFFFNNLAGKSINLDAIIIFFAEYFPYFLIGFFILFLILSPIPKKEKIYILITTILILAANLVITGIIRYFYHRPRPFLALPCQNLITENSYSFPSRHATFSFALAMIVYLFNKKWGIGFFIAAIVISLSRIAAGVHYPSDILGGMIIGIAISWIIFHLSKKYTTKFIKKSANK